From a single Raphanus sativus cultivar WK10039 chromosome 3, ASM80110v3, whole genome shotgun sequence genomic region:
- the LOC130509642 gene encoding gamma-secretase subunit APH1-like: MTVAAGIGYALLALGPSLSLFVSVISRKPFLILTLLSSTLVWLVSLIVLSGLWRPFLPLKANVVWPYALLVLSSVCFQEALRFLFWKLYMRLEDVLDSFADRISRPRLFLTDKLQIALAGGLGHGVAHAVFFCLSLLTPAFGPATFYVDRCSKVPFFLISAIIALAFVTIHTFSMVIAFEGYAKGNRVDQVIVPVIHLSAGMLTLVNFASEGCMIGVPLLYLVASLTLLHCGKMVWQRLIESRNQSGSTLR; encoded by the exons ATGACGGTCGCGGCGGGGATAGGGTACGCGCTTCTTGCTCTGGGACCCTCTCTTTCACTCTTCGTCTCCGTCATCTCCAGAAAGCCCTTCCTCATCCTCACTCTTCTCTCCAG TACGTTGGTGTGGCTTGTGAGCCTGATCGTCTTGTCTGGACTGTGGAGGCCGTTCCTCCCTCTGAAAGCCAATGTGGTGTGGCCTTATGCTTTGCTTGTTCTCTCCTCTGTTTGCTTCCAGGAAGCTCTTCGCTTTCTTTTCTGGAAGCTTTACAT GAGGCTTGAAGATGTCTTGGATTCCTTTGCGGATCGGATCTCTAGGCCCCGCTTGTTTCTCACTGATAAGCTTCAGATTGCTCTAG CTGGGGGTTTAGGTCATGGTGTGGCTCATGCTGTCTTCTTTTGTTTGAGTCTCTTAACTCCCGCATTTGGTCCAGCCACGTTCTACGTCGACAGATGTTCGAAAGTCCCATTCTTTCTCATCTCTG CAATCATTGCTCTTGCATTTGTCACGATCCACACATTCTCGATGGTCATTGCTTTCGAAGGGTATGCAAAAGGAAACAGAGTAGATCAAGTTATAGTTCCAGTCATACACCTTTCTGCTGGAATGTTG ACATTGGTGAATTTTGCATCGGAAGGCTGTATGATTGGCGTTCCTCTTCTTTACCTTGTGGCATCACTGACTCTTCTGCATTGTGGAAAGATGGTTTGGCAAAGGCTTATCGAAAGCCGGAACCAAAGTGGCTCGACCTTACGGTGA
- the LOC130509177 gene encoding uncharacterized protein LOC130509177, protein MACTTDFRCLDEGFGGKTAKRKRESQEQAAADEASMDIDSVNPPSAKRSAVASSEDPDKPVAAAVAIGRPTYDGVIAGKVSGRNWKTPRTHRSSGRFVRNKGPDLEEMKRQREIKRAYKERKNELKEEIRSHKVEKRKKKEEREKRKAENVLRTGTKLQKITNPKTLKKIAKSKQRKHLKVIPDEVVNGNKKSIIN, encoded by the coding sequence atggcTTGCACCACAGATTTCCGGTGCCTCGACGAAGGATTCGGCGGCAAAACCGCCAAACGCAAACGCGAATCTCAGGAACAAGCCGCCGCCGATGAAGCCTCGATGGACATCGATTCGGTCAATCCTCCATCCGCGAAACGCAGCGCCGTCGCCTCCTCGGAGGATCCGGACAAACCCGTCGCCGCCGCCGTGGCGATCGGGAGACCGACGTACGACGGCGTGATAGCCGGGAAAGTGTCGGGGCGGAACTGGAAGACGCCGCGGACGCACAGGTCGTCGGGGAGGTTCGTGAGGAACAAGGGGCCGGATCTGGAGGAGATGAAGAGGCAGAGGGAGATCAAGAGGGCGTACAAGGAGAGGAAGAACGAGCTCAAGGAGGAGATACGGAGCCACAAGgtggagaagaggaagaagaaggaggagagGGAGAAGAGGAAGGCGGAGAATGTTTTGAGGACGGGGACGAAGCTGCAGAAGATTACGAACCCGAAGACGTTGAAGAAGATTGCCAAGTCTAAGCAGAGGAAGCATCTTAAAGTGATTCCTGATGAGGTGGtgaatgggaacaagaagagtaTCATTAATTAA
- the LOC108847449 gene encoding probable fructokinase-1: protein MASTGEKPLIVSFGEMLIDFVPTASGVSLAEAPGFLKAPGGAPANVAIAVSRLGGRSAFVGKLGDDEFGHMLAGILRKNGVEDRGINFDTGARTALAFVTLKADGDREFMFYRNPSADMLLRPDELDLELIRSAKVFHYGSISLIVEPCRSAHLKAMEVAKEAGALLSYDPNLREPLWPSKEEAKTQIMSIWDKAEIIKVSDVELEFLTGSNKIDDETAMSLWHPNLKLLLVTLGEKGCRYYAKNFRGSVDPFHVNAVDTTGAGDSFVGALLNKIAEDHSILEDEERLRKVLRFANACGAITTTKKGAIPALPSEAEVLSFLEKK, encoded by the exons ATGGCCTCCACCGGCGAGAAACCGCTCATCGTCAGCTTCGGCGAGATGCTCATCGACTTCGTCCCCACCGCGTCCGGCGTCTCCCTCGCCGAAGCCCCCGGCTTCCTCAAAGCACCCGGAGGCGCTCCCGCCAACGTCGCCATCGCCGTCTCCCGCCTCGGCGGACGATCCGCCTTCGTCGGGAAACTCGGCGACGACGAGTTCGGCCACATGCTGGCCGGGATCCTGAGGAAAAACGGCGTCGAGGATCGGGGCATCAACTTCGACACGGGAGCGAGGACGGCGTTGGCGTTCGTGACGTTGAAGGCCGACGGAGATCGGGAGTTTATGTTTTACCGGAACCCTAGCGCCGATATGCTTCTCCGTCCCGATGAACTCGACCTCGAGCTCATCAGATCC GCTAAAGTTTTTCACTATGGATCAATAAGCTTAATAGTGGAGCCATGTAGGTCGGCTCACTTGAAGGCAATGGAGGTAGCGAAAGAAGCCGGAGCTCTTCTTTCTTACGACCCAAACCTCAGGGAGCCTCTGTGGCCATCAAAGGAAGAAGCCAAGACACAGATCATGAGCATCTGGGACAAGGCTGAGATCATCAAGGTAAGCGACGTCGAGCTTGAGTTTCTAACTGGAAGCAACAAGATCGATGATGAGACCGCAATGTCCTTGTGGCATCCCAACTTGAAGCTCTTGCTTGTCACTCTCGGTGAAAAGGGTTGCCGGTATTACGCCAAG AACTTCCGTGGATCCGTTGACCCTTTCCACGTGAACGCCGTCGATACAACGGGAGCTGGAGATTCCTTTGTTGGTGCCCTCCTAAACAAGATTGCCGAAGATCATTCCATTCTCGAG GACGAAGAGAGATTGAGAAAGGTGCTAAGGTTCGCAAACGCTTGTG